Proteins from one Falco naumanni isolate bFalNau1 chromosome 10, bFalNau1.pat, whole genome shotgun sequence genomic window:
- the TMEM138 gene encoding transmembrane protein 138: MLQTSNYSLVLFLQFLLLFYDLFVNSFSELLRTAPAVQLVLFIIQDIAILFNVIIIFLMFFNTFIFQAGLVNLLFHKFKGTILLSAAYLALSISFHIWVMNLRWRDSSRFVWTEGLQTLFVFQRLAAVLYCYFYKRTAVHLGDPLFYQDSLWLRKEFAQFHG, translated from the exons ATGCTCCAGACCAGCAACTACAGCCTGGTGCTGTTCCTGCAgttcctcctgcttttctatGACCTCTTTGTCAACTCCTTCTCAGAGCTGCTCCGCACGGCCCCTGCTGTCCAGCTTGTTCTCTTCAT CATCCAGGACATTGCTATTCTCTTCAACgtcatcatcatcttcctcaTGTTCTTCAACACCTTCATCTTCCAGGCCGGGCTGGTCAACCTCCTCTTCCACAAGTTCAAGGGGACCATTCTGCTGTCTGCAGCCTACCTGGCGCTTAGCATCTCCTTCCACATCTGGGTTATG AACCTGCGGTGGCGGGACTCCAGCCGCTTCGTGTGGACCGAAGGCCTGCAGaccctttttgttttccagcgGCTGG CGGCCGTGCTCTACTGTTACTTCTACAAGAGGACAGCGGTGCACCTGGGCGATCCCCTCTTCTACCAGGACTCACTCTGGCTGCGCAAGGAGTTTGCACAGTTCCACGGCTGA
- the TMEM216 gene encoding transmembrane protein 216: MAPRSRQRSSAPLQVLLFLNGWYSATYFLLEAFVFVYKVLLLPYPFTNLVLDVVLLFLYLGTEATRIFFGSKGNLCQRKVPLSISLALTIPAAVMATYYLLLQTYALRLEAILNATLLLFYAIELLLGILALVSFSSVDSY, encoded by the exons ATGGCGCCCAGGA GCCGCCAGCGCTCCTCGGCACCGCTGCAGGTCCTGCTTTTCCTCAACGGGTGGTACAGCGCGACTTACTTCCTGCTGGAGGCCTTCGTCTTCGTGTACAAGG tgctgctgctgccgtaCCCCTTCACCAACCTGGTGCTGGACGTTGTGCTGCTCTTCCTCTACCTCGGCACTGAGGCCACTCGCATCTTCTTCG GGTCCAAAGGCAACCTATGCCAGCGGAAGGTGCCGCTCTCCATCAGCCTGGCCCTGACCATCCCAGCAGCTGTGATGGCAACCTAttacctgctgctgcagacctACGCCCTGCGCCTGGAAGCCATCCTCAACGCCACCCTCCTGCTCTTCTATGCCatagagctgctgctgggcatcTTGGCGCTGGTCTCCTTCTCCAG TGTGGATTCGTACTGA
- the CPSF7 gene encoding LOW QUALITY PROTEIN: cleavage and polyadenylation specificity factor subunit 7 (The sequence of the model RefSeq protein was modified relative to this genomic sequence to represent the inferred CDS: deleted 1 base in 1 codon): protein MSEGVDLIDIYADEEFNQDSEFSNADQMDLYDDVLAASSQPPESRTSSSEAPPEIRQEPPPKPNSKSPAILYTYSGLRNKRAAVYVGSFSWWTTDQQLIQTIRSVGVYDVVELKFAENRANGQSKGYAEVVVASENSVHKLLELLPGKILNGDKVEVRLATRQNLSQFEAQARKRVPPRAHSRDSVDSVDGRATPTENALPPARVEKPPSVLPFFNRPPAALPLMGLPPPPMPPPPPLSSGFGVPPPPPGIHYQHLMPPPPRLPPHLAVPPPGAVPPALHLNPAFFPPPNAALGPPPDTYGKAVAPYNHSSRELGPPPPPVSEVEFEEIMNRNRAISSSAISKAVSGASAGDYSDAIETLLTAIAVIKQSRVANDERCRVLLSSLKDCLHGIEAKSYSTGASSSSSRKRHRSRERSPSRSRESSRRHRDLLHSEDRHEDYFQERNREHERHRDRDRERDRHH, encoded by the exons GACTCTGAGTTCAGTAATGCTGATCAGATGGACCTCTACGACGACGTGTTAGCAGCCAGCTCGCAGCCCCCCGAAAGCCGCACCAGCAGCTCGGAGGCGCCCCCGGAGATCCGACAGGAGCCACCCCCCAAGCCCAACAGCAAATCTCCCGCCATCCTGTACACCTACAGCGGGCTGCGCAATAAGAGAGCTGCCGTCTATGTGGGCAGCTTCTCCTGG TGGACGACTGACCAGCAGCTGATCCAGACCATCCGCTCGGTTGGTGTCTACGATGTAGTGGAGCTGAAATTCGCAGAGAACAGAGCCAACGGCCAGTCAAAAGG GTACGCAGAGGTGGTGGTTGCCTCTGAGAACTCGGTTCATAAACTCCTGGAGCTTCTGCCTGGCAAAATCCTCAATGGGGACAAGGTGGAGGTGAGGCTGGCAACCCGGCAGAACCTGTCACAGTTCGAGGCGCAGGCTCGCAAAC GTGTGCCGCCGAGGGCCCACTCCCGAGACTCCGTGGACTCAGTGGACGGCCGTGCCACGCCGACAGAGAATGCCTTGCCGCCTGCCCGTGTGGAGAAACCCCCCTCTGTCCTGCCTTTCTTCAACCGc ccccccgctgccctgcccctcatggggctccccccgccgccaatgccacccccaccacccctctCCTCCGGCTTTGgcgtccccccacccccacctggCATCCACTACCAGCATCTCATGCCCCCGCCGCCTCGACTGCCCCCCCACCTGGCTGTGCCACCCCCGGGAgctgtcccccctgccctgcacctcAACCCCgccttcttccccccacccaaCGCAGCCCTGGGTCCTCCACCAGACACCTACGGCAAGGCAGTGGCCCCCTACAACCACAGCAG CCGGGAGCTcggcccgccgcctccccctGTGAGCGAAGTGGAGTTTGAGGAGATCATGAACAGGAACCGGGCGATCTCCAGCAGCGCCATCTCCAAGGCAGTGTCTGGCGCCAGCGCAG GTGACTACAGCGACGCCATCGAGACCCTCCTCACGGCCATCGCTGTCATCAAGCAGTCCCGCGTCGCCAACGATGAGCGGTGCCGCGTCCTCCTCTCGTCCCTCAAAGACTGTCTGCACGGCATTGAAGCCAAGTCCTACAGCACAGgcgccagcagcagctcctccag gaaaagACACCGATCTCGGGAGCGCTCTCCCAGCCGGTCCCGTGAAAGCAGCCGGCGACACCGGGACCTGCTCCACAGTGAGGATCGGCACGAGGACTATTTCCAGGAGAGGAACCGGGAGCATGAGCGGCATCGGGACAGGGACAGAGAGAGGGACCGGCACCACTGA